One Salvelinus fontinalis isolate EN_2023a chromosome 22, ASM2944872v1, whole genome shotgun sequence genomic window, TTGGCGGGAACCCCCTGCCCCCTGCCACCTCTGTGGAAGCTCCTCACAGTAGTATCAGCGTAACACTTCCTGCCTCGCCCATCAAGGAGAAGGTTCCATTGGTGGAGGCGGCAGCAGCAGAGGATAAGTCCAACTCAACTGTACAGGAGAGCTTGTAGAATCCTGTGTTGGGTCAATGGTTAAAGGTCAAGGGTTGGGGGTCAGCTGGTTCAAAAACAGATCAAAGTTTCATTCTTTGGCAGTTCAGGTACAtggggacaggtgtttgacgtgaAGGGAAATATACCATTCGTGTACATGGAAAGTCACAACACACATATTTCGGTGGATACAGTAGCTAGGATGAATTAGTGTTATTGTTTCACATTTCTTTCTGTGAATATATTTCTCAACCTATAGGTCAAAATGTGTATTTTAATTGTGTTGCCTTCTTTTACTGAGTGCATCATCATTTAAACAGCTTTTAGTAAAGCCAAAGTGGGTCTAGTCAAAACAAACAACCTCAACAGTGTTTCTGGTAAACAGTAGTTTTAACAGTGAAACAGTAGATTAGGGTCAATTACATTGGTTGGCTTTCATGGTTTAGGAATAGCTTTTTTAAATAACCCAATAATCCCAGAATGATCGTACTTGACATCTAATTTCAACAGTTGTTGTATTTGAGAACAAAATAATATGCTTATACATTACTCAACGTAAGAATCCACTGCTAAACATCAcattcaggagagagagagagagagagagagagagagagagagagagagagagagagagagagagagagagagagagagagagagagagagagagagagagagagagagagagagagtacgtaCTTATTTCACTTTAACTTGCTTTAGGTACACTTTATTACCCAAATAGAAATCAATTAAAATTCCACGATTGCTAATATACTCTTCAAAAAGCGATTTATGGCAAATTAATCAACATAGGGAATAATTAGAGAAATATTTACCTGAGGGAGTGCTTTTACAGCTAGCCTATAAAACAATACTTTAGGATAGCGTAGAATTGCATTAACTATATTGTCTAAGGGGACTGCAATAGAGGTTTCAAATTCAAAAGGGTTCAACTTTATTCGAAGGATGGGTAACTTTAATGCAGATAGTTATTTTGGATATTAGATTATAATAGATTGTGATATGAGTCGCGATGTTATGAACTTGGATTCGATAAGAATCAACCATAGAGAGCAAAGGACTCCATCGGTTTTCTCTGTGGTATTGAGTGCAATTTTGAATTGTTCTGCTGTGAGAGCATTCATTAAAAAATATTGAATATGATTATGATGCTTATCTATTCAGTCTGTATTTGGAATAACACAATGGGACTTTAGTTGTGACCAAATGTGAGGATTTGTGCAAAATGCTTTCTAATGACTCCATTTTAAGTCTATACTCTACTTTGTGACACTTTGTCTGAAGATTAACCTTGTGGAAAACGtttaaaaatataaatgtattcaAAGATTTTATTGTATagatatactgtagtatatatatatgtgtgttacaaaaaaaaatatgtattttttatttgtggTTGTGTAAATTAGACGTAGTAATTTTTCTCCAAGCACTTTCACAATTTATTTTGCCTAGAAAGATGACAGGGTCATGGCTTTGTTCTTTATTCATATAATATATTGTGGATATATGTATGTGTTGCACTGGGAAAATACATTCCTTTGATGGTAGTATTCAGTATTTGACCTCTCCTCCAAGGAAAAAACGTTCTTCAATGGCAGCCCTCCCTCACTACTGTTAACAAGACTGTGGTACTTTACTAACTGAACCATACTCAGTTACCTTATGCACATTCACTTATTGTACAAAGTTAGGAGAGTATTTATTtgtaaatatgtattttcaaAATGATATTTATATGTTGACTGCAGTGGTTGAATGTGGGCTTGTTCTGGCTTATGGGGTGCCCATCGTCCAATGAGTGaaaaagagaaggaaagagagaacaaGTATTGGATGGTTTCCTAGTAATACACTGAAGCATTGATATACATTGCTCTATTAACTTTGTGTTAAAGTATTATTTATGTCAAAATGGACACTGGATAATAAAAAACCCAGGACCCTTACCACTGCTCCACAACACTgcttccctcactctccctctctcttccactttccACATGCCTTCCACTTGTTCAGTATCCACCTTATGCTGTCCCCAGTGTGTGCCTAAAAAAGTGTATTTATTTTCAGTTGATGATCATTGTATCCTATATTGTCACAGAGACCTATTCCATTTCACATCAGAAAACCATGTTGTTTTGAAATGGATTTTTACCAATGCGGTTGGTATTGCTTTTATGATTGTTTTTCCTGGCCTGTGTTCCATGGCCTTCCGTTTACTTTGAGTGATTGTGTTTGTGAGTTCCTTGTTTCTGCTGCTTATTTGTGCCTCTCCTTCAGCtaatgtgtactgtatgtgtgtgtgtgaacacgtTCTTCCTGCTTCCAAAGTCTTGTACTCGTCTTCTCCATGAGGCACCAAACAAAGGGCATTTAAGCAAGGTCTATAGCCCAGCCATAAACAATTCAAATGATTAAATAATCAATGTTGATATTGAATTGAAAAATATGGTCGAATTTATAAATATCGAGATCACGTGAAGTGCAGAAAAGCACACTATTGAATTAATTTTGTCATTTTCCTGTATTGAAAAAATGTATCACACAAACAGTATAAATCTGGCTTTGAAATACCCTATGAGACATAATGAAAaattacaacaaactaacaacAACCATACAGCCCCATATGTCACATGTAtttgtttcacttgtgtttgtatatATGAATATACTGTCTTTAAATAAAATATGACACATTTAACAAACACACAACCTCTGATACCTTCTGTACAGATACTATCCTTGGCAAATACAAAGTCAGCATCTTGCTTGgtttaatcaatcaatgtactgtgtctgtgtgtgaaagtgtgataAATGTTTTGTTAACCTAATTTTTGACATCCACCAGCTGGCATTCCTTACACCGCAATACCTCttcgtttgtttgtgtgtttcatttggaaatagtatttcaacatgactcgGACTAGGTGATGCTGCGAGAGACCATTTTGAGTGACAAGTTTAGAGCTTGAAGCTTGGGAGGAAAGCGGCCAAAGTAAGTACATTTTTAAACATCGTTTTGAAATAAAAACGTAAGGGTAGCTTTACTTACAAACGCATCTTAGTTCATGGGAAGGTAAAACGGTTTCTTTCATTTTACACACATGAAACAATGATTTCTGGGAAATGTGTTTATGATCGCAAAATTGGGGTAATCAAGTTCATAGTAGCGGATGCACACGGCTGCAGGAGTATTTTCAAGATGCAGCTACAGTGTAACAGGGAGCATCACATACATTGTAGCAATTACTGACATATTAACCGTGTTGCTATTGCAGGTAGAGATTACATTGTAACTATGTTGTTGTTAAACATTTTGGCACGCATAGGTCATGTGTGCCGTCATTCCTTTGCGCCGGAAAGGGACAAACATCAAAAGGAGGCGTTGTCCTCCACACAATTTTATGCAAAATATCAACAACCTAATTGAATGTACTATAATATCGTCCTGCAAAAGGAATTGTTGCATACTGCGACGCATTGTAGTCGAGAGAGAAACAAAGGTGGCAATACACCGACGTCCACGGTGAGCAATGGATTTGCAGCATACGATGGGCACGGGTAGCTAACTAGTCACAGTAGCTAGCTTGTGTGCTAGCACTGGCTGCAACtaggtactgtagctagctagcaaactacTGTAATGGCTAGCAGCACTCAACTTGCTTCTAATTATAGTGCAACAAGTGAGCTGTATAgcatgttgctagctagctaataatcaTTTACCTTGCAAGCGACTAATGATGCATGTATTACTAGCTATTGAATTTATGTTGCATGACAATCAAATGTTTGCAAGTTTAGCCAGGAGAAGGAGTGAAAGGAGGCATGACATTCTTGATTGATGGATACAATATCGTGTCAACATGTAAATATAGATGTTAGCTTTCCAGGCATGACAGATATATTCCACATCTCCACAGAGCTGCAGTGTGAATAATCCTTTACCTTCCACCAGTGACTGATAGCCATGTCTTTTGACATTGTTTTCAAGTCAGCATTTGATTGAACGCTTCTCTTCTTTTCCTCAGTGATGGAGACAGATGGGGACCAAAACCAGGGCTCTACCAATGGAACCACTCCATCAGGGGTGAACTCCCGCCCCTCTCAAATGAACTCCATGTCCCTGTACGAGAGACAGGCTGTGCAGGTCAGTAACTGTGGGTGGGTGTGCATGCATATGAATGGGGATATTATGTATAGCCTAATGCCTTTTTCTGACATGGCAATCCTTTATTGTACTCAGTGTCACACCGGATCATCTGTAATCCTGCCTGTAGTGTAGTTATCTCATTATCACGGTATAAGCGCTCGTATATCAACCTGCAGGCTATTGACAGTGCAATGGCATTACTCCCTCTCCCTGTTTTCTATCTTGTGCAACTGAAGGCCCTTCAGGCGCTGCAGAGGCAGCCCAACGCAGCGCAGTACTTCCAGCAGCTGATGCTGCAGCAACAGATCAACAGTGCCCAGCTACAAAACCTGGCTGCAGTACAACAGGTAAAGAAGCATCTTTATGAACCACCCCTACTAATAATGCATGCTCAGAATAGAACAGCATGGGTGCTGTTTTGACATGGTCAGGTTGCGAATGTTTCGGCTATAGGATGACAGTACACTATGTTGAAACGTCATCATGAGGTTTGCTACATAGTCCGTTTTTACTGCTCTAAACTTGACTAGGATAGAGCTTCTGTCCATGCAGTATGGCTTTTGACATTAGTCCCTGTCGTCCCTGTTCTAGGCCACCCTTGCTGCCAGTCGTCAGTCCAGCCCTCCCGCCAACAGCACCTCTCAGACCACAAGCACAACAGTCACATCTGTACGTTTACACATCTATGACAACTAGTAGGCGTGCTACCCAAAATCACTGATAAGAATACAGCTTCAAAGAGGCCACTCCAGTAATATTTACTTAAAATCACAATTTGCTGTTTGAGAATGATAATGACATTCTATATATTTGAAATCACTGGCACCTGCATTGTTTGATTGTCTCCACAATAGTCAATAGAGTTAGCTTTGATTGTTCTCAAAGCCACtttttctcctttcctcttcaGATGAATGTAACCACTTCTGGGGGCGGTGCCATAACCAGCACCCGCGCAATAGGCCCAGGCTCCTCCGCGACATCCACTATAAGCCAATCAGTGCTGCTGGGCGGAAACGCGGCAGGACAGGGACAGATGTATCTGAGAGTGAGAACCCATACACTATTGCTTGATTCACACTATAAGGCCGACCCGAACAAAACTTTGCTGGCTTAGTTCCAGCTCCATTATGGTGGATGCATAACCAGGTCAGCACAGTACTGcttagggctgtgacggtcacgAAATCTAGTTAGCCGGTGATTGCAAATAACTGTCGATCTCACGGGAGTTAAAtccagcatctcctggcttccacacatagcctacaagccactgaggCAGACCtgtggaacatctacattttaaaaagtctaataaatcaatgtaatatagcttacaccttcacaataaatccattatttattttagactggtctaaagaaacatgatatgaagaaaatgtagtctttcagaagaacagaatagcaaaCTCTAGGGGCTCcttagtggcgcagcggtctaaggtactgcagtgcttgaggtgtcactacagatccgggttcaatCCCCCGACGCAATGCTCTCGACTTtctcctctcccgagtccgtacgggagttgcagcgatggaacaagactgtaactaccaattggatatcacgaaattgggggtaaaacgtttttttttttaatactctgagttgtccttatgttaggccctgatctggctatgccatatggctgtgggctacactagttcaattagcagacaagatttgtttagaattccatagcattattttatagtatgaagtatacaattgaacaaagctgaataaaatagaaaggatatttttgcCGAAGGATTTGCGCACATGCGACTATTCTTTGTTGAGCGGTTAACatagaaataggtactcctatatgcttaatttagagttattaatgtatcTTTAATTGTTCTACCAACTAAATGTTTTGatgcgactaatgatgatttgaaaaaagtcacttgaaaggcatgagctctgctttgttttttgggCAGACTGTACACACGTCGTCAGTCTCTCGTTCACAATTTGAGAAACActttgtgtggccataatgcaccctaaaaaatccatgccttttgcacctcttctccctgagtgctgcctgTTCCGAAGCACTTCTCACTCACACCACTCTCCATCATGTGATCTGGtctctcacaggctacaagtgaagacagacacattggCGTGCgttttgaagatattggaagaactgtccacattaacttttcgtcagccaacaagatgagtaggcctaatgaacagAAAAAGCACTAGCTTTTATCAATCTACTattccccatagtacaaaagtttacctattctgtgcgagaaataaatattccaaacatagtctggggcAGTTGTGGGATGTGATAGATGCCAAATTAATTAACTGCTAGCATCAAAAAAAGTTTTATGCAAtgtggctgatgcaacagatcagaacatttaacctaaaatgttgataaactatttggctatttcttcacattataggCGCATCAATGCGCACACAGCAGTAAGCTATAAGTGTGAATGTTCCATtagtgggaaaacaccattattaaaagtgcttttattataaaggtgcatttttatggttatcttccccaaacttgaaactcacacgctgcttatgtatgccagttaagcTCTATTTGGCCAcgttagttgtgatacaaaccttatcaaaacatttaggcctatgggctacatgaggtgtggacTATGATTCGAAGACAAAAAAGGGCATTGTTTCTTGTCTTAAGATGGGCatcaagtgataatatatcattcacaagtgataagctaatattttcacccatcagacttttctttaatcttgtctttacatatactaaataatatatgtgtgaaatccgttttgatttagaatggaccattatcatgcgcATGTCTCGAAACAGAGGCaggggaaaaaaatacatgtcatctctgcacttaaatagcgaatggaggacactCATcgcagccaggtaggctatactcctgttgtaaagataagcaatttgcttaatattaggaaagttgagaaataaatatagtaggcctagcctatggaaagctgatgggatcctcctctttttaatagaggccatcactctgttttctcacgcaattgcataacctatagaaatgttgcgcaacatgagctcatgcgCTCTCATTAAGTGTTTCATTAGATTTTCGATGACATTTAcagtgatgtcagagtgattagagggacaatagagtgctgaggaccaggcagttagcaagtttggtggGCTACTAATgcccatcagcagcatcagagcttggagaagcctaattaccgtgactaaacggtcacatggaatttgactgtctTCATGACTGGtaaccgccggtgtggcggtaatacgttCACCACAACAGCCCTAGTACAGCTTAGCTTGGTTTGGGCTTGGCTCAAGAGTGTGAGTATAGTATCAGCTTTTGTCATTTGCCTCCATGAAAGGACTCTTTGATTGACAGTCTCttttgttatactgtaggtgaacCGGTCTCTGaggtctcccctctcctcccagctcATCTTTATGCCTGGTAGCACAGCAACCACTGCCATGGCAACAGTCACGCAGCAGCCACAGactcagcagcagcaacaacggGACGATACACCTACTTCCTCCAGCAACCAATCAGACAATGACCAGGTATGGATCAACTTTGTATTTGTGACTGAGAACATTGGAGTGAGTCCTGCTTTAGTGATGTAATCTAGAAAAGCTTGTTCCCAGTCCTGTTGGTGCTGTCTTGCCTGTACCTGTGGCCATTACAGCACAAacggatctgggaccaggcaaaaTCTTGAATATTTGTGCAGTCAAACTACAGTATTGGGCTCTGAAATTGGTGAAACTcttgctttttcttctcttgcatccCTCTCTCTGGCCTCTTCTTTCCATCAATCGTCATACACtcatctccccctttctctctgggCCAGGTACAGAACCTGGCTCTGCGATGTGTCGGCAGTCCCAAGGGGGTCGGGGTCAAGACTGAAAACCCAGAGAGGGGTGAAACAGGTGGGGAGTGAATTCGCAGCATACCTAGCCTTACTTACTTGGCATACCTCCTTACGTGttagttgttcattttcttcctcATTCTTTCCCAGCGACCTACTCCCTTATCCAGTCATCTCACCAGTTCAACCAGTCCACTCCACAGTCTACCACTAAACCAACCCAACAGCAACAGTCCCACATCAAGATCCCCACCTACATCCAGAGCTCCAACGCCAACCTGTCCTCTCTCAACCTCAAGACAGGCAACCACCACTCCATCgccccctcctcaccctccacctctctcccactctcacaGCTCCTCCTCTCCGGGCCAAACTTTGGCCGGGGCGGGGCTATCACCACGGTAACCTCCGCCGCCACAGCGACGCACATTCTGGTGCCCACCTCCAATGCGCCCACCCAGTCTCAAAGTTACCAGGTGGCTGCTGCCACCATCAAGCCCATTGTTAGTACTCAAACGCTGGTGGTTCAGCCTCTGCAGAAAAGCACTGTTAATGACAAAGGAGGGAACGGTCCCGTTCCAATCCAGCCGAAAACTCAACAGGGTCTCCGTATGCCCCTGCAACTGCCATCCCGCAACCCGCCTCCCATCCTCCCCGCACCCCCCGCCAACAATCAGACTAGTGCCGCCCAGCCTCCGCCGCACATCCCAGTCCAGATAGTAGGAGCCAGGCAGAGCTCCATAGGAAGCCCCCAGGCTTTGGCCTTGGTCCAGGCCCGGAACACCTGTTCACAGGATGGAGCTACTCTTCTGAGTAGTTCCAGCAGAGCCAGCATTCTCACCATGGTGGCCTCCATCACttccagagagggaggggtgaTAAACCGACGGACGAATTTAAAGAGCCTTCAATCAGCCCAGGAAGCACTCCCATTGGCTCACATCTCTCACGTGCACGCGCAAGCCAATCAGAATCGTAGCCCTGGGCTGAAGGCAAATCCAAATTGCACCTTGGCCAGCAGCATCTCCTCTCAGTCCCAAGCAGCCATCTCTCATCCCACCCTCTCCCATTCCTCCCACACTTTACCCCTGCCTTTGGTTGAGGCGAGCAGCACCGTAGTGGCTGCCAATGGAGAGTCTATGTGTTCTCAGCCTCCCCAGGTGAGTTGTTCATTGCTAATAGCACTGATAACACTACAATTTACTGATGTTTCTAAACAACGTAGTGGTTGTCGATTCCATTTGTGAAGTAATGACATTCCTCTCAGGGTAAGTCGATGAAGAGGAAATCCGAGTCAGTCGCAGCCAATGACGAAGATGGTCCCCCTCCTCCGCACCTTGTTCCAATGAGTGAACActcccctgccctctcctcctccgcAATGGAAGCAGGTAAGGAATCAGCTAATAAATGGGCCCACTTGTCTTCAATACTTTGCCTTTCTCATTCCTCTCATTTATGACCACTGAAAGGATAAGAGTGCAAGGAGACAATTTTCCACCTTGGCCCAGCCACCAAGCTGACAAATCCCCTTAGATAAATACCTATGCATGATTCCGAAAGCCTCACGTTTGCACAGATTTAGCCACTGTGGCCAGGCAGACTTGTTTAAAATTGTTCAAAAATAAATTgataaaatcctttctctccccccaccctTCTTTTCTCAAGGCCCTGGTccactttctccctctccctctctttcccctgctCTCTCGATGTCCCGTACGGGGGGTGGCCAGGGGGAGAGAGCCCCCCCTCAACAGGCTGTGGTCAAACCCCACGTCCTCACCCACCTCATAGAGGGCTTCGTCATCCAGGAGGGAGCTGAACCTTTCCCTGTACGTACAGTATTCACCTTGGGATTTGTCATTTTTGGAGAAGTTGTAGCTCTCATacacaacattcattcattcataccCTTTGGGGATATATACCACCTGATATAAATAATGACATGCACTGTAGACAATATTCTCAATTCCCTGTAATCAGTATTGTTGAACACAACACATTTTGTTCCTGTATTTTGATTGACAGGTGAGTGGGCCAGTGAAGGAGCCAGCTGGAGAAGATTTGGCCATGGACAATCTAGACGCTAGTCAGCCTGAGACTGTGAATACAGCTACAGGTTCGGCTCAGACCACAGTCCCAGGTCACGTTTCTATCAAAGCCTCTGGTTTGACCACAAACTGCAATTGGTATTGTTCTTTAAACCTTTTCCTTTTCTCTTCCCAGTGCTGAAATGTGAGTACTGCAAAAGCTTCGCCCCAGCCAGACAGTTTAGAGGGACCAAGCGCTTCTGCTCCTTGACCTGTTCCAAGAGGTACAGTCATAGTACAAATTCACTGCAGTATGTCTACTATATGtcagtatacactgagtgtacaaaacattaggaacaccttcctaatatcgaGTTgctcccc contains:
- the LOC129819698 gene encoding polyhomeotic-like protein 1 isoform X1, with translation MMETDGDQNQGSTNGTTPSGVNSRPSQMNSMSLYERQAVQALQALQRQPNAAQYFQQLMLQQQINSAQLQNLAAVQQATLAASRQSSPPANSTSQTTSTTVTSMNVTTSGGGAITSTRAIGPGSSATSTISQSVLLGGNAAGQGQMYLRVNRSLRSPLSSQLIFMPGSTATTAMATVTQQPQTQQQQQRDDTPTSSSNQSDNDQVQNLALRCVGSPKGVGVKTENPERGETATYSLIQSSHQFNQSTPQSTTKPTQQQQSHIKIPTYIQSSNANLSSLNLKTGNHHSIAPSSPSTSLPLSQLLLSGPNFGRGGAITTVTSAATATHILVPTSNAPTQSQSYQVAAATIKPIVSTQTLVVQPLQKSTVNDKGGNGPVPIQPKTQQGLRMPLQLPSRNPPPILPAPPANNQTSAAQPPPHIPVQIVGARQSSIGSPQALALVQARNTCSQDGATLLSSSSRASILTMVASITSREGGVINRRTNLKSLQSAQEALPLAHISHVHAQANQNRSPGLKANPNCTLASSISSQSQAAISHPTLSHSSHTLPLPLVEASSTVVAANGESMCSQPPQGKSMKRKSESVAANDEDGPPPPHLVPMSEHSPALSSSAMEAGPGPLSPSPSLSPALSMSRTGGGQGERAPPQQAVVKPHVLTHLIEGFVIQEGAEPFPVSGPVKEPAGEDLAMDNLDASQPETVNTATGSAQTTVPVLKCEYCKSFAPARQFRGTKRFCSLTCSKRYNVSCSQHFRLRQGGHLSHSDEDGVLRRRVPHRTSSEIASAKIAGRPLPVKCRSESSRSEDISSCGEEEDDLMSLSPASSSSCHQPPPTLRLEGSEAPHFLPGSPAQWSVEEVSQFISSLQGCEELADHFLSQEIDGQALLLLREEHLMSTMNIKLGPALKICAHIHNLRD
- the LOC129819698 gene encoding polyhomeotic-like protein 1 isoform X3; protein product: MMETDGDQNQGSTNGTTPSGVNSRPSQMNSMSLYERQAVQALQALQRQPNAAQYFQQLMLQQQINSAQLQNLAAVQQATLAASRQSSPPANSTSQTTSTTVTSMNVTTSGGGAITSTRAIGPGSSATSTISQSVLLGGNAAGQGQMYLRVNRSLRSPLSSQLIFMPGSTATTAMATVTQQPQTQQQQQRDDTPTSSSNQSDNDQVQNLALRCVGSPKGVGVKTENPERGETATYSLIQSSHQFNQSTPQSTTKPTQQQQSHIKIPTYIQSSNANLSSLNLKTGNHHSIAPSSPSTSLPLSQLLLSGPNFGRGGAITTVTSAATATHILVPTSNAPTQSQSYQVAAATIKPIVSTQTLVVQPLQKSTVNDKGGNGPVPIQPKTQQGLRMPLQLPSRNPPPILPAPPANNQTSAAQPPPHIPVQIVGARQSSIGSPQALALVQARNTCSQDGATLLSSSSRASILTMVASITSREGGVINRRTNLKSLQSAQEALPLAHISHVHAQANQNRSPGLKANPNCTLASSISSQSQAAISHPTLSHSSHTLPLPLVEASSTVVAANGESMCSQPPQGKSMKRKSESVAANDEDGPPPPHLVPMSEHSPALSSSAMEAGPGPLSPSPSLSPALSMSRTGGGQGERAPPQQAVVKPHVLTHLIEGFVIQEGAEPFPVSGPVKEPAGEDLAMDNLDASQPETVNTATVLKCEYCKSFAPARQFRGTKRFCSLTCSKRYNVSCSQHFRLRQGGHLSHSDEDGVLRRRVPHRTSSEIASAKIAGRPLPVKCRSESSRSEDISSCGEEEDDLMSLSPASSSSCHQPPPTLRLEGSEAPHFLPGSPAQWSVEEVSQFISSLQGCEELADHFLSQEIDGQALLLLREEHLMSTMNIKLGPALKICAHIHNLRD
- the LOC129819698 gene encoding polyhomeotic-like protein 1 isoform X2; amino-acid sequence: METDGDQNQGSTNGTTPSGVNSRPSQMNSMSLYERQAVQALQALQRQPNAAQYFQQLMLQQQINSAQLQNLAAVQQATLAASRQSSPPANSTSQTTSTTVTSMNVTTSGGGAITSTRAIGPGSSATSTISQSVLLGGNAAGQGQMYLRVNRSLRSPLSSQLIFMPGSTATTAMATVTQQPQTQQQQQRDDTPTSSSNQSDNDQVQNLALRCVGSPKGVGVKTENPERGETATYSLIQSSHQFNQSTPQSTTKPTQQQQSHIKIPTYIQSSNANLSSLNLKTGNHHSIAPSSPSTSLPLSQLLLSGPNFGRGGAITTVTSAATATHILVPTSNAPTQSQSYQVAAATIKPIVSTQTLVVQPLQKSTVNDKGGNGPVPIQPKTQQGLRMPLQLPSRNPPPILPAPPANNQTSAAQPPPHIPVQIVGARQSSIGSPQALALVQARNTCSQDGATLLSSSSRASILTMVASITSREGGVINRRTNLKSLQSAQEALPLAHISHVHAQANQNRSPGLKANPNCTLASSISSQSQAAISHPTLSHSSHTLPLPLVEASSTVVAANGESMCSQPPQGKSMKRKSESVAANDEDGPPPPHLVPMSEHSPALSSSAMEAGPGPLSPSPSLSPALSMSRTGGGQGERAPPQQAVVKPHVLTHLIEGFVIQEGAEPFPVSGPVKEPAGEDLAMDNLDASQPETVNTATGSAQTTVPVLKCEYCKSFAPARQFRGTKRFCSLTCSKRYNVSCSQHFRLRQGGHLSHSDEDGVLRRRVPHRTSSEIASAKIAGRPLPVKCRSESSRSEDISSCGEEEDDLMSLSPASSSSCHQPPPTLRLEGSEAPHFLPGSPAQWSVEEVSQFISSLQGCEELADHFLSQEIDGQALLLLREEHLMSTMNIKLGPALKICAHIHNLRD
- the LOC129819698 gene encoding polyhomeotic-like protein 1 isoform X4; this translates as MEDTHRSQVNRSLRSPLSSQLIFMPGSTATTAMATVTQQPQTQQQQQRDDTPTSSSNQSDNDQVQNLALRCVGSPKGVGVKTENPERGETATYSLIQSSHQFNQSTPQSTTKPTQQQQSHIKIPTYIQSSNANLSSLNLKTGNHHSIAPSSPSTSLPLSQLLLSGPNFGRGGAITTVTSAATATHILVPTSNAPTQSQSYQVAAATIKPIVSTQTLVVQPLQKSTVNDKGGNGPVPIQPKTQQGLRMPLQLPSRNPPPILPAPPANNQTSAAQPPPHIPVQIVGARQSSIGSPQALALVQARNTCSQDGATLLSSSSRASILTMVASITSREGGVINRRTNLKSLQSAQEALPLAHISHVHAQANQNRSPGLKANPNCTLASSISSQSQAAISHPTLSHSSHTLPLPLVEASSTVVAANGESMCSQPPQGKSMKRKSESVAANDEDGPPPPHLVPMSEHSPALSSSAMEAGPGPLSPSPSLSPALSMSRTGGGQGERAPPQQAVVKPHVLTHLIEGFVIQEGAEPFPVSGPVKEPAGEDLAMDNLDASQPETVNTATGSAQTTVPVLKCEYCKSFAPARQFRGTKRFCSLTCSKRYNVSCSQHFRLRQGGHLSHSDEDGVLRRRVPHRTSSEIASAKIAGRPLPVKCRSESSRSEDISSCGEEEDDLMSLSPASSSSCHQPPPTLRLEGSEAPHFLPGSPAQWSVEEVSQFISSLQGCEELADHFLSQEIDGQALLLLREEHLMSTMNIKLGPALKICAHIHNLRD